One Sulfuricurvum sp. DNA window includes the following coding sequences:
- a CDS encoding phosphatase PAP2 family protein, whose amino-acid sequence MESTKNIAVTALVLITTVLFFGLSGTDIWVQSHFYNPQTHQWIVDTNNEVLKFIFYDGIKRLLIIIAVIFLLVLIVGWNKEWMRGYRRGFFIVILSSIIVPVAVGSLKAVTNMPCPKNVETFGGVYPHTCVWEKYTAKECHLEKQKCWPAGHASGGFALLSLIFLFHSRRNKILSAVVAMVIGWSMGSYKMLIGDHFLSHTVITMILAWLLILLIVRGVDWVIKKNLKVIDVQ is encoded by the coding sequence ATGGAATCCACTAAAAACATTGCCGTTACGGCACTTGTTTTAATCACGACAGTCCTATTTTTTGGATTAAGCGGTACCGATATTTGGGTGCAAAGTCATTTTTATAATCCACAAACTCATCAATGGATTGTTGATACAAACAATGAAGTACTAAAATTTATTTTTTACGACGGTATCAAACGTCTTTTGATTATCATTGCCGTCATTTTTTTATTGGTATTGATTGTAGGATGGAATAAAGAATGGATGAGGGGATACCGACGGGGATTTTTTATCGTCATACTCTCATCGATTATCGTCCCTGTTGCTGTTGGTTCTTTAAAAGCGGTGACCAATATGCCGTGCCCTAAAAATGTAGAAACTTTTGGAGGGGTTTATCCTCATACGTGCGTATGGGAAAAATATACCGCTAAAGAGTGTCATTTAGAAAAGCAAAAATGTTGGCCGGCAGGACATGCAAGTGGTGGATTTGCCCTTTTGTCGCTCATTTTTTTATTTCATAGCCGTCGGAATAAAATCCTATCTGCGGTGGTTGCCATGGTAATCGGTTGGAGTATGGGGAGCTATAAGATGCTCATCGGGGATCATTTTCTAAGCCATACGGTTATTACGATGATTTTAGCATGGTTGTTAATCCTTTTAATTGTTCGTGGAGTTGATTGGGTGATAAAGAAGAACCTTAAGGTTATTGACGTACAATAA